One genomic region from Mytilus trossulus isolate FHL-02 chromosome 9, PNRI_Mtr1.1.1.hap1, whole genome shotgun sequence encodes:
- the LOC134683515 gene encoding uncharacterized protein LOC134683515, producing MKLISTGKRNEKGAFDINSKVALAMMHSGMGPDHVVNFLSTCNIPPPDPKTLKKKEKCIALSLIDEASDSCKTASAEEKAISPTNELECSFDAGWQTRGSGWQYNSNTGHSSLVGVKTGKVLDYDVRSKLCSICQHHLGRKETVPNHQCNSNWHGSSKAMEPDMALSMVTRMDNRGCTVGIIHTDNDSTTSSRLKQKFANIKKRDDKNHVKKNLSKQLYAAANKYKELKGKGVIPYILRCYMYAISSNQSKENDLCERLDSIVPRLFGDHSGCSGDWCTYSKQPETYRYKHLPKGEPLSNENLRKQLETMTENYKKRSSQLVDLGSTQSNENFNNIVASKAPKNRSYGGTSSLKARVSAAVLQKNEGYTWVNKVNKKALLSPGTISVRVGQRIDRKRLWQKKNSSSVLFKRDRFKRKNKKTFQQIKAAVIERETYQPQIEENVSVRDIEKIPTKYSLEGIDNYVVFDLETTGLSRTSDITQISAYDGTNMLNLYVSPRQFISSQASDVTCITFSFERNQMYCHGVPVESVCIRTALLQLIEMIQKKSRPVLVGHNIHSYDVPVLRNLLHEFNLLSSFDDLIYGCIDTLKIAKREIPKADVLNYKQQTLVQKFLEIVYDAHNSEEDVRSLYKLFHLKLKQACSGKDLFPFNYWSIVEGFSSVIVKKIISKDTARKLSCTGLNLHHLELAYKRNNDDGVKSIMQEHGLKGKTANVFKKFFSEKEE from the exons ATGAAACTGATATCTACAGGCAAGCGGAATGAGAAAGGAGCATTTGATATTAACTCAAAAGTCGCTCTTG CAATGATGCACTCTGGAATGGGTCCTGATCATGTTGTGAATTTTCTCAGCACATGCAACATACCCCCACCTGATCCTAAGACACTGAAAAAGAAGGAGAAATGCATAGCATTGTCACTTATTGATGAGGCATCTGATTCCTGCAAAACTGCTAGTGCAGAAGAAAAAGCTATTTCTCCAACTAATGAATTGGAATGCAGTTTTGACGCTGGTTGGCAAACAAGAGGCTCTGGTTGGCAATATAACAGTAACACAG GACATTCCAGTCTAGTTGGTGTAAAGACTGGTAAAGTTCTAGACTATGATGTAAGAAGTAAACTATGCAGTATATGCCAGCATCATTTGGGAAGAAAGGAAACAGTTCCAAATCATCAATGCAACAGTAATTGGCATG gatcaAGTAAAGCCATGGAGCCTGACATGGCTTTATCAATGGTTACTAGGATGGACAACAGAGGGTGCACAGTCGGCATAATTCACACAGACAATGACTCTACAACATCATCAAGGCTAAAGCAAAAGTttgcaaacataaaaaaaagagacGACAAAAACCATGTCAAGAAAAATCTGTCGAAACAACTGTATGCAGCAGCAAATAAGTACAAAGAGCTGAAGGGGAAAGGAGTCATTCCATACATACTTAGATGTTATATGTATGCCATAAGTTCAAACCAGTCAAAGGAGAATGATCTTTGTGAAAGATTAGACAGTATAGTTCCTCGCCTATTTGGAGACCATTCAGGCTGTTCTGGGGATTGGTGCACATATTCCAAGCAACCAGAAACTTACAG ATATAAACATCTCCCAAAAGGTGAACCATTGTCAAATGAAAACCTGCGTAAGCAATTAGAGACAATGACAGAAAATTACAAGAAAAGATCAAGCCAACTTGTAGATTTAGGCTCAACACAGAGCAATGAAAATTTCAACAATATAGTGGCAAGCAAGGCTCCAAAAAATAG ATCATATGGTGGAACCAGCTCATTAAAAGCAAGAGTTTCAGCTGCAGTTCTTCAGAAGAATGAAGGTTATACCTGGGTTAACAAG GTTAACAAGAAAGCATTGTTGTCACCAGGCACAATCTCTGTAAGAGTTGGACAGAGGATTGACAGAAAGAGACTCTGGCAAAAGAAGAATAGCTCCTCAGTTCTTTTCAAACGTGACAGATTTAAAAGAAAG aATAAGAAAACCTTTCAACAAATTAAGGCAGCTGTTATAGAAAGAGAAACATATCAACCACAAATTGAAGAAAATGTGTCGGTAAGAGACATTGAAAAAATTCCAACAAAATATTCTTTGGAAGGCATAGACAATTATGTTGTTTTTGATTTAGAAACAACTGGGTTATCAAGAACCTCGGATATTACACAAATATCAGCATATGATGGGACAAACATGCTTAATCTTTATGTGTCTCCACGACAATTTATTTCATCACAGGCCAGTGATGTTACCTGTATTACTTTCTCTTTTGAAAGAAACCAAATGTATTGCCATGGTGTTCCAGTTGAAAGTGTTTGTATAAGAACAGCCTTACTTCAACTAATTGAAATGATACAGAAAAAATCTCGTCCTGTGCTTGTTGGTCATaacatccattcatatgatgtTCCTGTACTAAGAAATTTGTTGCACGAGTTTAATCTGCTGAGTTCTTTTGATGACCTAATTTATGGATGCATTGACACTTTGAAAATTGCAAAACGTGAAATACCAAAAGCTGATGTTCTAAATTATAAGCAGCAAACATTAGTTCAAAAGTTTCTGGAGATTGTTTATGATGCTCATAATTCTGAGGAGGATGTTAGAAGTTTATACAAACTGTTCCATCTGAAGCTGAAACAGGCATGTTCTGGAAAGGATTTATTTCCATTTAATTATTGGTCAATTGTAGAGGGTTTTTCTAGTGTCATTGTTAAAAAGATTATTTCTAAAGACACTGCAAGGAAACTTTCCTGCACAGGTCTCAATCTTCATCACCTGGAACTTGCTTACAAAAGAAACAATGACGATGGCGTAAAATCCATCATGCAGGAACATGGTTTGAAAGGGAAAACAGCAAATGTATTCAAgaagtttttttctgaaaaagagGAATAG
- the LOC134683229 gene encoding uncharacterized protein LOC134683229 → MENAESLIKSRKSKDVSYIVFENRSSTVASVFWHDFDGRKIKFCQLQSSGTYSKYKVKTFVGHPWSAEDSDTGVSLRIDYKPVFYPYSNPNKHAKVYIDDVTKNRDPGSSRGLQSFVESKACPLWVRKKLAK, encoded by the exons ATGGAAAATGCTGAAAGTTTGATAAAGTCACGAAAAAGCAAAGACGTTTCATATATTGTGTTTGAAAACAGATCCTCAACTGTGGCCAGTGTGTTTTGGCATGATTTTGATGGGAGAAAGATAAAATTCTGTCAACTTCAAAGTAGTGGAACATATAGCAAATATaaagtcaaaacatttgttGGTCACCCATGGTCGGCTGAAGATTCTGACACTGGAGTAAGCTTGCGAATCGACTATAAGCCTGTGTTCTATCCGTATTCAAATCCAAATAAGCATGCAAAGGTTTACATAGATGACGTTACTAAAAACAGAG ATCCAGGAAGCAGTAGGGGTTTGCAGTCATTTGTAGAGTCAAAAG CATGTCCACTATGGGTCAGGAAGAAGCTTGCGAAATGA